From Draconibacterium halophilum, one genomic window encodes:
- a CDS encoding 6-bladed beta-propeller translates to MKNQYSLYYSKLVGICGLLIFFACQSKVKTDQNEETTNEQAVETDAFYTIPFAEIIKNKRDINLSEFASEVEIIQFENTPKALLGRVQDIQLTNDYIFVKHSGNKLITQFSRDGKYIRHIGTLGRGPKEYALCRLFSIDEKNQRIYIHTNWTRKILVYNFDGEYIKTIKYPAVERLYNVWSRDSLLVSFSDQHSGSDPFVFIEHNENGDTLQTIAQHLFWDRDETSHSMVSFWGQNSFYRLNNKLHMKAWYNDTVYTYDATNKLVPKYFIDLKNHKIPEDLIYERKSTRPMPEDACWVGIHETENFIFIPYGYHYNIQTREVMKEEEGCVLYDKKAKQGVAVKESKLGGFINDINGGPDFKPTYTNDTLAVMTVSALDMKLFLDSDEFKNREVKFPEQKKKINQINSTLKEDDNSFLVMAMLKD, encoded by the coding sequence ATGAAAAACCAATACTCCCTTTATTATTCGAAACTTGTTGGCATTTGCGGTCTGCTTATCTTTTTCGCCTGCCAGTCAAAAGTTAAAACCGATCAAAACGAGGAAACTACCAACGAACAAGCGGTTGAAACCGATGCCTTTTACACCATTCCCTTTGCTGAGATCATAAAAAACAAACGTGACATTAATTTGTCCGAATTTGCATCGGAAGTCGAAATTATTCAGTTTGAGAATACACCCAAAGCCCTACTTGGAAGAGTTCAGGATATTCAACTTACCAACGATTATATTTTTGTTAAACACTCGGGAAACAAGCTCATCACACAATTTTCACGCGACGGGAAATATATCCGACACATTGGAACATTAGGACGAGGCCCGAAAGAATATGCCCTTTGCCGTTTATTTTCCATCGATGAAAAAAACCAACGTATTTATATTCATACCAACTGGACACGTAAAATTTTGGTTTATAATTTTGATGGCGAATACATTAAAACCATAAAATACCCGGCTGTTGAGCGTTTGTATAATGTGTGGAGCAGAGATAGTTTGCTGGTCAGTTTTAGCGACCAGCATTCCGGTTCCGATCCTTTTGTTTTTATCGAACACAATGAAAATGGAGATACCTTGCAAACCATTGCCCAGCATCTGTTCTGGGATAGAGATGAAACGAGTCATTCAATGGTTAGTTTTTGGGGACAAAACAGTTTTTACCGCTTGAATAACAAACTGCATATGAAAGCCTGGTACAACGATACCGTGTACACTTATGATGCCACCAACAAGCTTGTACCCAAATATTTTATCGACTTAAAAAACCACAAAATACCCGAAGACCTGATTTACGAACGAAAGTCGACACGCCCCATGCCCGAAGATGCCTGTTGGGTTGGGATTCACGAAACTGAAAATTTCATTTTTATTCCATACGGATACCATTACAACATACAAACCCGCGAGGTTATGAAAGAGGAAGAAGGTTGTGTATTGTATGATAAAAAGGCCAAACAGGGAGTGGCGGTTAAAGAATCCAAATTGGGAGGTTTTATAAACGACATTAATGGTGGACCTGATTTTAAGCCAACTTACACAAACGACACGCTGGCTGTAATGACTGTTTCAGCGCTGGATATGAAACTCTTTCTTGATTCGGATGAGTTTAAAAACAGGGAGGTAAAATTCCCTGAACAGAAAAAAAAAATAAACCAAATTAATAGTACACTGAAAGAAGATGATAACTCATTTTTAGTGATGGCGATGCTGAAAGATTAA
- a CDS encoding 6-bladed beta-propeller yields the protein MNYFKIIGILFFIIVLFGCKKSKQEKFSYSIDLDKQLENEIPFSDVFEDIQIIQLETNKESLIQRVGKVQILNSKFYVFDQDQSALLIFDSDGNFIKKIREIGRGPEEYSEITDFNLNKNREQIELLSPRGIIISYDLDGNFIGKQKANLNGRVVHYFTNLTDDLICFYSLFSDTKIAIYSKSQKKVVCETLTVPSEIEQTTLMPGCSPFFEMGGTNLFFDELDREVSLLTKGGLNRISKIDFGQYNLDVKSLQLAGDLREKQEQLINLSSKFVITFPFYLENESFIIASFVFKQKYTHLILNKRTQKETVFHTFKNKILFPFSPLNLHNDTLITIVEPSKLYHYIPENDSMLNANFQLGDINIEDNPILVKYKMKSND from the coding sequence ATGAACTACTTTAAAATTATAGGTATATTGTTTTTTATAATTGTATTATTTGGATGCAAAAAAAGTAAACAAGAAAAGTTTTCTTATTCTATTGATTTAGATAAACAATTAGAAAACGAAATTCCATTTTCAGACGTTTTTGAAGACATACAGATTATTCAGTTGGAAACTAATAAAGAAAGCTTGATTCAGAGAGTTGGCAAAGTTCAAATACTAAATTCTAAATTCTATGTTTTTGATCAAGATCAAAGTGCTTTATTGATATTTGATTCTGATGGTAATTTTATAAAAAAAATACGAGAAATTGGAAGAGGGCCAGAAGAGTATTCGGAAATTACCGATTTTAATTTAAACAAAAATCGAGAACAAATTGAGCTTTTGTCCCCTCGCGGAATTATTATTTCGTATGATTTGGATGGTAATTTTATTGGGAAACAAAAAGCTAATCTCAATGGAAGAGTAGTGCATTACTTTACAAACTTAACGGACGATTTAATATGTTTTTATTCTTTATTTTCAGATACTAAAATCGCAATATATTCAAAATCACAAAAAAAAGTGGTATGTGAAACTTTAACGGTACCATCAGAAATTGAACAGACTACTTTAATGCCAGGCTGTTCTCCTTTTTTTGAAATGGGAGGGACTAATTTATTTTTTGATGAGTTAGATAGAGAAGTATCACTTCTAACAAAAGGCGGATTAAATAGGATTAGTAAAATTGATTTTGGACAGTATAATTTAGATGTTAAATCTTTACAATTAGCTGGTGATCTTCGAGAAAAGCAAGAGCAACTAATTAATTTATCCTCAAAATTTGTAATAACATTTCCCTTTTATTTGGAAAATGAGAGTTTTATTATCGCCTCTTTTGTTTTTAAGCAAAAATATACCCATCTAATTTTAAATAAAAGAACTCAAAAAGAAACCGTGTTCCATACATTTAAAAACAAAATTCTTTTTCCTTTTTCGCCATTAAATCTACATAATGATACTCTTATAACTATTGTCGAGCCAAGTAAATTGTATCACTATATTCCCGAAAATGATTCAATGTTAAACGCCAATTTTCAACTGGGGGATATCAATATAGAAGACAATCCTATTTTAGTTAAATACAAAATGAAAAGTAATGACTAA
- a CDS encoding efflux RND transporter permease subunit, whose product MQQTTPKHKAFSSFSIIVVFLAFIIIGMAFIPQLDIRFKPSRSLPQLNISFYWPNASPKVIEQEIINPNIIM is encoded by the coding sequence GTGCAACAAACTACACCAAAACATAAAGCCTTTTCATCCTTCTCCATAATAGTGGTGTTTCTTGCATTTATTATTATCGGCATGGCATTTATCCCACAGCTGGATATCCGGTTTAAACCCAGCCGTAGTTTGCCGCAGCTAAACATCAGCTTTTACTGGCCCAATGCATCGCCCAAAGTTATTGAGCAGGAAATAATAAACCCAAATATTATTATGTAG
- a CDS encoding 6-bladed beta-propeller, whose translation MRIKLITIAILFLVFLSCHNNNYKETEKVKSIKINPSKGQSISIEEFATELTFLKLETSQRSLFSNINKIVVNKLGIFILDKYDTRKVFHFSSNGKFINSIGMAGKGNGEYILPTDFLVNEKNQHVEIVDNFTRSNYFYDIDGNFIKRIHYKDYRITSFIHIPNSYYLIKLGDNKGLSFENSHFIITNDQMNKAKVEFCPVEYDCDLININPFSNSFKNKLFFTYGFDNMIYEFMDNTATPRYKVDFGEKELNHEDLNHGDKYVISRLMSQDRSGYINNLIYTGNELFFNFLYNKDNFLYVFNINSENSVLISKLRLNNEFQLQNRLLAIYDGYIIMKIDASQLCKQGHEGAPITQNKSYGFLTIDELKENVKPGDNPILILFKTEI comes from the coding sequence ATGCGAATTAAACTGATTACTATTGCCATCCTCTTTCTTGTTTTTCTTTCTTGTCACAACAATAATTACAAGGAGACGGAAAAAGTAAAATCTATCAAAATTAACCCATCAAAAGGGCAAAGCATTTCAATTGAAGAATTTGCAACCGAATTAACTTTTTTGAAGTTAGAAACCTCCCAAAGGTCACTATTTTCGAATATCAACAAAATAGTTGTTAACAAATTGGGAATATTTATTTTAGATAAATATGATACGCGAAAAGTTTTTCATTTCAGTTCCAATGGGAAATTTATCAATAGCATTGGAATGGCTGGAAAAGGTAATGGTGAATATATATTGCCAACCGACTTTTTAGTTAATGAAAAAAATCAACATGTCGAAATCGTTGACAACTTTACCAGAAGTAATTATTTTTATGATATAGATGGTAATTTTATTAAACGAATACACTATAAAGACTATAGAATAACCTCATTTATCCATATTCCAAACAGTTATTATTTAATAAAACTAGGTGATAACAAGGGGCTAAGTTTTGAGAATAGTCATTTCATTATCACAAATGACCAAATGAACAAAGCCAAGGTTGAGTTCTGTCCTGTTGAGTATGATTGTGACTTGATCAACATAAATCCATTTAGCAATTCATTCAAAAATAAGTTATTCTTCACATATGGATTTGATAATATGATTTACGAATTTATGGATAATACCGCAACTCCACGATACAAAGTAGATTTTGGAGAAAAAGAACTAAATCATGAAGATTTAAATCATGGAGACAAATATGTTATAAGCAGATTAATGTCCCAAGACAGATCAGGGTACATCAATAACCTTATATATACTGGTAATGAATTATTTTTCAATTTTTTGTATAACAAAGACAACTTTCTATATGTATTCAACATAAATTCTGAAAATTCAGTTTTGATTTCAAAACTTAGATTAAACAATGAATTCCAATTGCAAAACCGACTCCTCGCTATTTATGATGGATATATTATTATGAAAATAGATGCATCACAACTATGCAAACAAGGGCATGAAGGAGCTCCAATTACTCAAAATAAATCTTACGGATTCCTAACCATTGACGAACTTAAAGAAAATGTTAAACCTGGAGACAATCCCATTTTAATCCTATTTAAAACTGAAATATGA
- a CDS encoding IS982 family transposase, translating to MSDCQIIAFSITGESLGIDSEAFLWAKIKSEHADDFPNLIDRSNFNRRRKRLYPFIEELNKTVAGFLNAGEDCFLVDSIPIPVCKNAREQRSRICKENFETAPNKGYSAVNKTWYYGYKLHLLTSANGVFHSMDLSKASVHDVHYLSQVKHSGLNNCILLGDKGYLSSSQQIDLFSSCNVKLETPMRANQKAYTLYPPVFKKFRKRIETLFSQLCDQFMLKRNYAKTLIGLSVRILTKVTSVTLLQYINLKNGKPINNLKYALAV from the coding sequence ATGTCTGATTGTCAAATTATTGCGTTCTCTATTACTGGCGAGTCACTCGGAATCGACAGCGAAGCTTTTTTGTGGGCTAAAATCAAAAGCGAACATGCTGATGATTTTCCCAACCTAATCGACCGAAGCAACTTTAACCGCAGAAGAAAACGCCTTTATCCTTTTATCGAAGAATTGAACAAGACTGTAGCCGGCTTTCTCAATGCAGGAGAAGACTGTTTCCTGGTTGATTCGATTCCCATCCCTGTTTGCAAGAACGCCCGTGAACAACGCAGCAGGATTTGCAAAGAAAACTTTGAGACAGCACCAAACAAAGGCTATTCTGCTGTTAATAAAACCTGGTATTACGGCTACAAGCTTCATTTGCTTACCTCTGCAAACGGGGTTTTTCATAGTATGGACTTAAGCAAGGCTAGTGTCCATGATGTTCATTACCTGTCGCAGGTAAAGCATTCTGGGCTAAACAATTGTATCCTGCTGGGAGATAAAGGATATTTATCCAGTTCTCAGCAAATTGACCTGTTTTCTTCCTGCAACGTTAAACTGGAAACCCCCATGCGGGCTAATCAAAAAGCTTACACTTTGTACCCACCTGTTTTTAAAAAGTTTAGAAAAAGGATCGAAACATTGTTTTCTCAACTTTGCGACCAGTTCATGCTTAAACGTAATTACGCCAAAACACTTATTGGATTGTCAGTCAGAATACTCACAAAAGTTACTTCGGTGACTTTACTGCAATACATTAATTTAAAGAACGGTAAACCAATTAATAATTTAAAATATGCCCTGGCAGTTTAA
- a CDS encoding efflux RND transporter permease subunit, whose product MQQTTPKHKAFSSFSIIVVFLAFIIIGMAFIPQLDIRFKPSRSLPQLNISFYWPNASPKVIEQEIINPNIIM is encoded by the coding sequence ATGCAGCAAACTACACCAAAACATAAAGCCTTTTCATCCTTCTCCATAATAGTGGTGTTTCTTGCATTTATTATTATCGGCATGGCATTTATCCCACAGCTGGATATCCGGTTTAAACCCAGCCGTAGTTTGCCGCAGCTAAACATCAGCTTTTACTGGCCCAATGCATCGCCCAAAGTTATTGAGCAGGAAATAATAAACCCAAATATTATTATGTAG